One Mycoavidus sp. HKI genomic region harbors:
- the fabD gene encoding ACP S-malonyltransferase: MNAAYVFPGQGAQYKGMGRDVFDEFPDYVRQADEILGYSIKALCLEDRDRVLSKTEYTQPALYTVGALMYLAQARKGHADGVRYLAGHSLGEYCALFAAGAFDFSTGLKLVQRRGQLMSQAPKGAMVAIIGLSVERVRDLLLTSNLEAVDLANINSGDQIILSGLYDDIHSSETRLIFEQAGARYIPLDVSAAFHSRYMTEVERQFSDYLAGFELRPLKTDVIANVTARPYPRDDYASLLSQQISSPVKWYETISWLLARNCRNIEQIGPGAVLTKLTSSIMKTPMPIVNDPVAAPLKTHGTNGTVFMYGGQGTQYFQMGRQLYDENPVFRRQLDACSALVQPELGQSLVPIMYDDRRQIYDPFNAILHTHPALFSIGYSLTAVMRAAGIEPGAVLGYSLGEYIGLTVAGCLSWEDGLRLTMRQAQVLANDCALGGMLSVLAPLAHFDRYPDVYQGVELAAVNFAENFCVAGPRAALDRVKTSLSEMDVLSLELPVLYPFHSSHLEFVRAKVMALADGMEMRPPRIPYYSSTYGRTVEARDLLNPGEYIWNIVRKKVDFHALIRGLALGTSPNVFVDLSATGSLANFIKYTELDSKRYHHAINRFGKDVASLSSLLHELRQDYHHAG; this comes from the coding sequence ATGAATGCAGCTTATGTGTTTCCTGGTCAGGGCGCTCAATACAAGGGGATGGGGCGGGACGTTTTCGACGAGTTTCCTGATTACGTACGGCAAGCGGATGAAATTCTGGGTTATTCGATCAAGGCGCTTTGCCTAGAGGATCGAGATCGGGTGCTCAGCAAGACCGAATACACACAGCCTGCTCTGTACACAGTCGGCGCACTGATGTACTTGGCTCAAGCCCGCAAAGGTCATGCCGACGGCGTGAGATATCTTGCAGGTCATTCTTTGGGAGAGTATTGCGCGCTCTTCGCTGCCGGGGCCTTCGATTTTTCGACCGGCCTTAAACTGGTCCAACGCCGGGGCCAGCTAATGAGCCAGGCTCCGAAGGGGGCGATGGTGGCAATTATCGGATTGAGCGTTGAGAGGGTGCGCGACCTTTTACTAACATCCAACCTGGAGGCGGTCGATCTTGCCAACATCAACTCTGGCGATCAGATCATCCTCTCCGGTCTTTACGATGACATCCATTCGAGTGAGACGAGATTGATCTTCGAACAGGCCGGGGCCAGGTACATCCCGCTGGACGTGAGCGCCGCATTCCATTCGCGCTACATGACGGAGGTTGAGCGACAATTCTCCGACTATCTCGCTGGCTTCGAACTGCGTCCCCTGAAAACCGATGTGATTGCGAATGTTACAGCTCGTCCGTATCCGCGCGATGACTATGCCAGTCTGCTCAGTCAGCAAATCTCAAGTCCGGTGAAATGGTATGAAACGATTTCCTGGCTGTTGGCCCGGAACTGCCGCAACATCGAGCAGATCGGCCCCGGTGCCGTCCTGACAAAGCTGACCAGTTCGATCATGAAGACGCCGATGCCGATCGTCAACGATCCTGTGGCAGCACCGCTCAAGACACACGGCACGAACGGCACGGTCTTCATGTATGGCGGCCAGGGAACTCAATACTTCCAAATGGGGCGGCAGCTATACGACGAGAATCCTGTCTTCCGTCGACAGTTGGACGCATGCAGCGCGCTCGTCCAGCCGGAACTTGGGCAATCGCTGGTGCCGATTATGTACGATGACCGCCGCCAGATCTACGATCCGTTCAATGCGATTCTTCACACCCACCCAGCTCTCTTCAGTATAGGGTACAGTCTGACGGCAGTGATGCGCGCCGCAGGCATTGAACCGGGGGCTGTGCTGGGCTATAGCCTCGGCGAGTACATCGGGCTGACGGTGGCCGGCTGCCTATCCTGGGAGGACGGATTACGTCTGACCATGCGGCAGGCGCAAGTCCTGGCCAACGATTGTGCGCTAGGCGGCATGCTGAGTGTACTGGCGCCGCTTGCTCATTTCGACCGCTATCCGGACGTCTATCAGGGCGTTGAACTGGCTGCTGTTAACTTCGCTGAAAACTTCTGCGTTGCTGGCCCTAGGGCCGCACTGGATCGCGTGAAAACCAGCTTGAGCGAGATGGATGTTCTGTCGCTCGAGCTGCCGGTCCTGTACCCATTTCATTCGAGCCATCTCGAGTTCGTCAGGGCTAAGGTCATGGCGCTCGCCGATGGCATGGAAATGCGTCCTCCTCGTATACCTTATTACTCGTCTACTTACGGGCGTACGGTCGAAGCGCGTGATCTGCTCAACCCGGGTGAGTATATCTGGAACATCGTCCGCAAGAAGGTGGATTTTCATGCACTGATTCGGGGACTCGCATTGGGGACCTCACCGAACGTCTTTGTAGACCTGAGTGCGACGGGTTCCCTGGCCAATTTCATCAAGTACACAGAGCTTGATTCCAAGCGATATCACCATGCGATCAATCGGTTTGGAAAGGACGTGGCGAGCCTTTCCAGCTTGTTGCACGAGCTCAGACAGGACTACCATCATGCGGGCTGA